In bacterium, one genomic interval encodes:
- a CDS encoding SDR family NAD(P)-dependent oxidoreductase has translation MRNLTGRVAAATGAASGIGRALALALAAEGCELALSDVDEAGLEETRRLAEARGAKVSTAHVDVADQVAVEAWAEQVVRAHGAAHLIFNNAGVALAGTISNLTVEELEWLMRINFWGVVYGTKAFLPHLERAGEGHIVNISSAFGLIAVPGNGAYNAAKFGVRGFTECLSMELEAARSAVAVTSVHPGGIRMQIARNARLASLQTDGMTSDERHDTFTKVARTTAETAARRIVDGVKRGKRRVLIGSDARVLSGFQRVFPTLYQTALARISRRWESGRV, from the coding sequence ATGCGCAACTTGACAGGACGTGTAGCGGCTGCAACTGGCGCAGCTTCCGGCATTGGGAGGGCCCTCGCGCTCGCTCTTGCGGCTGAGGGCTGCGAGTTGGCGCTCTCGGACGTGGATGAGGCAGGGCTGGAGGAGACCCGGCGACTGGCCGAAGCGCGAGGCGCCAAGGTGAGTACCGCCCACGTGGATGTGGCCGATCAGGTGGCCGTGGAAGCGTGGGCCGAGCAGGTCGTGCGCGCCCACGGTGCCGCTCACCTGATCTTCAACAATGCCGGCGTGGCGCTCGCAGGGACGATCTCGAACCTGACGGTCGAGGAGCTCGAATGGTTGATGAGGATCAACTTCTGGGGCGTCGTGTATGGAACGAAGGCTTTTCTTCCCCACCTCGAGCGAGCGGGAGAGGGTCATATCGTGAACATCTCGAGCGCGTTCGGACTGATCGCGGTTCCCGGCAACGGCGCCTACAACGCAGCGAAGTTTGGCGTACGCGGTTTCACCGAATGCCTGTCGATGGAACTCGAAGCGGCGCGTAGCGCGGTAGCGGTAACCTCGGTGCACCCGGGTGGCATTCGCATGCAGATTGCGCGAAATGCCAGGCTCGCAAGTTTGCAGACGGATGGGATGACTTCAGACGAACGTCATGACACGTTCACGAAGGTGGCTCGCACCACGGCCGAGACGGCGGCGCGACGCATCGTGGACGGCGTCAAGCGCGGAAAGCGCCGTGTCCTGATTGGCTCGGACGCACGAGTCCTTTCCGGCTTTCAGCGGGTCTTTCCCACCCTCTATCAGACGGCTCTGGCCCGTATCTCTCGACGCTGGGAATCGGGCCGCGTCTAA
- a CDS encoding alpha/beta hydrolase, whose protein sequence is MPERLLTIPAEQLGTFVSEAWSAFRGASRYREVPPLEPRLGLLIEAALDRTFKLATSLAVGVPLPEQVRSMFEEAGEMRAFFEEMGWIDDPATYHRTPPPVDDFELTPETIWGGTGRWRYQELSFESEFEPHVGEPGREAWMSNEKNGRAAAYILEHEGPPRPWIVGLHGFAMGTPLISSMGFPLKMLHETLGLNVALPVMPLHASRSSSRFSGREVLDANYVQMIHLFSQGTWDTRRILSWIRARGGERIGLYGVSMGGYISSLVAGMEDDLEAVVTSIPMVDFPTAAQDNMPWVMRRYDDEFEMDWEIVRAISHVVSPLSFHPRLPKNRRFIFAGIADRVVRPDQPRALWRHWGEPEIQWFSGGHVLGVFERSLEPFLENALRQSGLVYERRH, encoded by the coding sequence GTGCCTGAGCGCCTGCTCACGATTCCTGCCGAGCAATTAGGGACCTTCGTCTCCGAGGCTTGGTCGGCGTTTCGCGGTGCCTCCCGTTACCGGGAAGTACCGCCCCTCGAGCCGCGGCTCGGCCTGCTCATCGAGGCAGCGCTGGATCGCACGTTCAAGCTGGCGACGAGTCTGGCTGTAGGCGTGCCCCTCCCGGAACAGGTCCGCAGCATGTTCGAGGAGGCCGGCGAGATGCGGGCCTTCTTCGAAGAAATGGGCTGGATCGACGATCCAGCCACCTATCATCGAACGCCACCACCCGTCGACGATTTCGAGCTCACGCCCGAAACAATCTGGGGTGGAACGGGACGCTGGCGCTATCAGGAGCTCAGCTTCGAGAGCGAGTTCGAGCCCCATGTCGGCGAGCCCGGCCGGGAAGCGTGGATGTCGAACGAGAAGAACGGCCGCGCCGCCGCCTACATTCTCGAACACGAGGGCCCGCCGCGGCCATGGATCGTCGGCCTCCACGGTTTCGCCATGGGCACGCCCCTCATCAGCTCGATGGGCTTCCCCTTGAAGATGCTGCACGAAACGCTGGGCCTGAACGTCGCGCTGCCGGTGATGCCGCTTCACGCATCGCGGAGCAGTTCACGTTTCAGCGGTCGCGAAGTGCTCGACGCCAACTACGTGCAGATGATCCACCTCTTCAGCCAGGGTACCTGGGACACGCGTCGCATCCTCTCCTGGATCCGGGCTCGCGGCGGAGAACGGATCGGCCTCTACGGCGTCTCGATGGGTGGCTACATTTCGAGCCTGGTGGCCGGCATGGAAGACGATCTCGAAGCGGTCGTCACCTCGATTCCGATGGTCGATTTTCCGACCGCGGCGCAAGACAACATGCCTTGGGTCATGCGGCGCTACGACGATGAGTTCGAAATGGACTGGGAGATCGTGCGAGCCATCAGCCATGTCGTCTCGCCGCTCAGCTTCCACCCGAGGCTGCCCAAGAATCGACGCTTCATCTTCGCGGGCATCGCCGATCGCGTGGTTCGACCCGATCAACCCAGGGCCCTATGGCGACATTGGGGCGAGCCCGAAATCCAGTGGTTCTCCGGCGGGCATGTGCTCGGAGTGTTCGAAAGATCTCTCGAGCCTTTCCTGGAAAATGCGCTCCGCCAGAGCGGACTCGTCTACGAACGGCGGCACTGA